The genomic segment ACGCTAAGAGACAATGGATCGAGACATTGGATCGGCCCAGCCACATGGTTCTCTCTCCCCTAAGTGTCTCTCatatccgtacggagtacagacACACAAACTCCCTTCAGTGTCCGCAACTATTTTATTCCTGTAAGTCCAGCTCTTCCAGGTTTGGTCACAAGTGCCTTGGCGAGATCCATCCGAAAAGTCGGCCCAGCACAGGGTCCTCCCCAGCATTCCTCAGCCCAACCCACTCGCTTCATGCCGCAAGACTCTTCCTCCATCGGCCTTCTTTTTCACCCTCGTGCTCTACATACACTACGATTGGCCCTCAATGTTGGTTGTGAGGGGATCACTCCAAGGTTCTGCTGAGCCACCATGAACTGGACGCCTGATCAATAAACACGGACAGCGGCCAACTGCATACCGATGGCTTATAGCAGGCGCCTCTACCGGCACATCTCGATCACGCACGCGAGTTAGAGACACCATCCGTGAAGGCAATTCACTAGGTAATCACTTCAACTTTTCCTAGTAGTATTCGTAGAGGTCATAGCGGTGCTCAAATTGGCGCTTCTAGAATGGATATCGACCGGGGCCCGTCTCGTATTACTACGTACACCAATTGAAACGCCATTGCCGAGATCCCGTTACCTGACTCCAGCGCCAATTTGGAAGTTTGCCTTAGTAGCACATAAGATCTGCGTCTCCATCGCAACACCAGATCTGACACCTCAATTTGCGTCCCAGGCTTAGATGCATTTCATCGCGTCATGCCCCCTCCGACTTGACAATTAACATGTGCGCCGTGCACGAGTTGGACGTCAGGAAGGCCATGCTTTATGTCCCAATCCAGGGCATCCCCCCTTGACGTCCCGAGTTGTCCGCCTCTTCAGACGAACCGGGCGCACCGGCCATCCCTGAAGATCCAAATTGTGGGCTCTTTGTAGGCTTGATGCTTCATCAACCCACGGAGCCTCCGTGTCATGCCGTATCGGCACCTGACCCAGTCTTCCTTGCCCGCTGTCTCCCGGTATTCTCGATCTGGGCCCATTTCTGAAGCCAGACTTCCGTCCGTACCTATCAGCAAGGTTGGAGGTAAGCTCTGTAAAAGCCCGATGCCGATGACGTTGGCATCTTTCGTCATTGACGGCTCCTTGACTTCCACAAATCCCGCTACCGCCGACAGTATGTGGCACTTCGCGGCTGGCATCGAATTGGTATCCGACCTTCCGACAAACCAGAAGCTAGAAACGCGATCGAATCCAGACAGATATCATTGATACTGAACGACTACCACAGGAACTGGCGACAATTCTTGCTGCCGCAAAGACACGGAACCATGTCGCCTTGCTTGCTCTTGTCTTTCGCATCAACAGCGTCGTCGCTGACACCGTCGACGTAGTCGAACGTGAGCTGCTCTCCTCGGGGAATGTCGCGAAGCGCAAAGAAGGCAAGGTCGTGAATGTGTTTGTCGGCGTGGTCTCCCACGCGCGCAAAGATACGCAAATTCGGTTCGCAGGAGTGATTGATGAAGCGAGTCGGGCCGGACATGAATTCGCCATCTATCTCGAGCGGGGGGCCTTGCAGGCGCATGTCAGGGGAGTCTTCATCCGTGAACTTGTCGAGCGCGAAAAGGTACACGTCCTTCTGTTGCGCAATATTCGACGTATCCCGTCGGCGTTGGGCTTCCTGTGGTGTAATGATCTCGCCAATGTAGTTATCGACGAACTGTCCTCGTCGAATGTCGAGCAGCGATCGAACACCTATTCTCATAGAGTAAGCTTCTCTCCAGCATAGCAGCAGCCTCTCAGCTCAACTCACCCCAGCCCGTCTTCTCAGTCCGGAAAATCTGAAGAGGAACCTGACGACCTCTCTCGACCACCCTGTTAGGACAGGTCACGTCGCATGCGCAGCCTTCGTGGCACTCGTAAATGGGCCGCGTTGAGCCCAGGAATTTTGACCGCAGCAACCCAGCTTTGACGCCGTGCATATGGTACATGTAGGCCTTTTTTCTCGCTTCGCCCTCGTCATCTGAGTCGTCTTCTTGCTCCTGCAGGCAGAGACAGCCCGCATACTGGCATTCTTCCTCGTCTTCACATTCGCATCCGCTTCGGAAACTATCCTCTGCGGCTTGTACCCCGTGACCGAGCTTTGAGTGCTGCAGAAATCGAAAGTTGGGCGGTATTATTTCGTCGTCGACCTCGTTTACGATAGTGATTGGGTATTGTTTATGGTTCGGAAATGCTCGAATCTGGCACCATTGGCAGTCCAGCTTTTCCCTCTCAATGGCCTGCAGTATATTCCAGTCAGCAAAAGCTCCCATCATGTAGCAGTGTCACATAAATGATCGGGAAGTGCATTGCATTTGTAGGACTGTGGGATACTCTACTCTGAGGGCGGTCTTGGTTGCGCCAGGCTTCGGAGCGCCGTGGTGGAAGAAGTGGCGCTCAGTTGCTGCCTCCATGTTATGCGCTGTTATGTATTCACGATGGCTCGGAAACGTCGAAAGGCATCCCGAGAGTGACGGAGAGGGAATATGTAAGTAGGTGTAGGTGTTCGCAGCTTATCCATGGTCGGAGCTGGAACCGCGGGGCGACTTGACCATCGGCGGCAGGAACCACCGACCACTTTACGCGACGCGTCCAAGCTCTCTGGACTGCTGACTCAGCCGCCAATCTGGTGGGGCCGCGTTCGGCGGTCCTCTCCGGCCTGGAACCTTCTTCTCCCTTCTCGCAACTATTTCATTTCTACAACTTTACCTTTCCCCAGGACAGTCACGATGCCTTACCAAACATGATGGTCTACGGACATACCAACAAGGCGACATATGAAAGAGAATGACAAAACTCGACGCATGAAAGTGGACTGCTATTCTCTAGACGACTTACACATTCCTGGGCTTGTTCTTACACTGAGGCTTGAACGTAGACCCAAGCTCGCCCCATTTGATATTGCTGAACGTCACAACCGGGTTCGGCTCAACCTTGACAACGTTCTCCGGGAATCCTTCCGTCTCATTGCATGGCCCGGCTTCCGGCGCACCGTCCAGCCACCTCATCCCACCGCCGGCATCCCACCAGATGCTAAACGCAAGCACCACGCCCCGATCAAACGACTCGCCCATCTCCCGGTGCGCCCCGAGATCCATGAACCGCCGCGAGCCCGTCGCCGCGCAGAACTCATCGTTGAGGTAGTTGACCTGCGGAAGATCTGTGTTGTTGACGACCTCGCTGCGGATCAGGTGGCCGTCTTGGATGTAGAGGCGGTGGATCTCGGTGAGGACGCCGGCTTCGTTGGCGGGGAACTGTGTGATGACTGTGAAGGGACGCGTGGTGTCGACATCGAACCCTGAGCCGCGGCCGTAGAAGTCATCTTGGTTGACTCTGTTTCTAGGGTTAGGTTCTGTTCAATACTATTGGGCTGCAAAGCTGGTCACTGACCGGTACGGGTTCCAGGCACAACCGTTCTTGTCGCAGACGCCTTCAAAGGCACAGTCTTCGCCCTCGCAGAGATAGACACCAGTCTGGTTGCACGGGTGCGGCGCCAGATGAGCAGAACGCGAGTTGGCCTCCCATATGTCCTGTGATGGCACGTTAGTCGCTTCTTGAGTACCCACCAAGGACAGACAACTCACCATCTCATTGCAACATGCACCGTATCCTTCAATGTTGGCTTCACCGTTGATGAACGGCGTAGTATAGCACTGGGCGTCGCAGTACCCCGTGCCGTGACGAGCGCCACCAGTGTTGAGCGCGCTCTTGCCACCGTCGGCCTCCATCTCAGAGGTATACAGGGCGCTATTCATGCCACACGGCAACTTCGATACATCGACGTCAAACGTAAACTCCTTGCCCGTCAGGTGCATCATCTCATATTGCTCCTTGGAAGGGTCAAGAAGATACACGCGCGGAGACACCTGCACGCCGTCCTTGAGCTGGTACATGGTCATGGCGCCGCCGTTCGTCGTGACGCCGACGCGGCTGTAGTCGTCGAGACCTTCCTGGACACAGTTCTCGGCGCAGGCCTCCTTGGTCGGGCACGCCGTCTCGTTGGGCGGACTGCCCCAGGAGCCACAGCTTCCACCGCCGTTGGCCTGGTAGACGTTGTGCGCGAGGGAGTCGAGGACGATGAAGTTGTTGACTTCAGTGCAGCCGCCGGCCTTGGTACAGCGCCATGTCGTGAGTGGGGGGTGGTTCTCTTCGGGCCCAATCTGACGCTGGGCCGCTGCCAGGCCTATGAAGAGAGTGGCAAGGCCCAAGCGGGACAGAGAAGACGCCATCATGACTGGAAAGCCGTGATGAGTTCCTGAAAAGAGATATTGCGACGATTGCGCCGGTAGACAGAACAGCGCGCGCCTCGACCAAACAATCGGGAGAAGGAGGTCTTCATATATGTTCAGACACCTCCGTCCAACTTAACCATGGCTGTCGGGTCTCTTCCCGTTTATCCATTATGAACTCGCTCAGGGGTGCATTGGCAACGGAACGCGCTCTCCAGGGAGCCAAATTTCCGTGATTGAGCTCTATTCCTTCTTCCTGTCCCGTCTTGTTCCTCTTGAGGCGAAGGAAGGTCACCCTCCGAAGCCTTTGTCTGGCTGTCTGGGCGCTGTGACATTGATTGCCGACAAGGGTTCGCAGCTTTGATTCAAAGGTTATCCGCCACGAGGTAAGTTGGAAACAGGCCTAGTGCCATGCTAAATGTGCTTGGGTAGTCAAACGTTCATTATTCTCCAGCTCCCTTCCCTCGTGGCTTCACGGTAGAACGGGCCAGGAACCGTGCATGGGGGGAAGATCTGGCCGCTCGCTTGGATACGACTCTACCCTCCCCTTCAATCTTTGTGCAGATGAACCTGCATTTGGTAGATTGCTCGACTTGATGAATCATCCAGTCAGGTCGCCCTTTAGAAGTCCGTCGATTAGCCGACCACCGTTCCTGGCCGAGGTCGCATTTATACCAGTCTTTCAGTCATTTTGCTCATGGTGTTTGCTAGACGATGGAGATGAGCAGAAAGCGGAGAGAATCATAATTAAGGACGGCGGCTTCCGCTCGactaccccatttctccgcGTGAAGCAATTACAGGGGTGTTCGACCAGGGTTTAGTGAAGCGATCCATCTTGAACAGTCAAAGAGGGGGGGATAGCTCTTCCGGCTCGGATTCTGGCCCTCTGGGGTGGATGCCAAGCTATTCTGCGCCCGTAGCAGAGAGGCATGCCACGCAACCTATTGCTCGCCTTAAGTCTTCAGCCTTGATGTTGCTATAGGTTATAGAATCCATAAGCTCGGCCTGAGATCGGAAATATTGGACATCATCTGTGGCCTCATTGTGGAGATGTCAAATATCGCTATCACCAGCGCCAGGCAGCAAGATGTTGTCGGAAGATGATTCGCGAGTCGCGTCTTACTTGCATACGTCAGTCCACAATATTGCCAGAAGGGGTTGAAGAAGGACCAAATCCTTGGAATAACAGAGTCCAAGACTGTTGCGTCAAGCAATACTAAAGCGATGTATGAACGAGGTTTTGTCGAGATAATGCGACTTCTCGTGCCTCATAACCCAATGTCTTGAACAAAAGAGGACTGAAAATCCCTCATTCGAACGACAGCAATTGAACTTAGCCCAGTCAACGACGGCAACATCGATTCCAATTGACGATAGGTATAGACGAACAAGTCAAGAATCTTTGCAGACACACTCTGACCGAGACGTAGCAGCAGCAATGGGGTCATCAAACACCGACATTACCGCCAAACTCACCGAATGGCACGAGGAATGGTCCAGCGAACAGACCGACAACGATATTTGCACTGCCTACGTCTTCTCCCCTGAGTGGGAGTCTCTAGTTCCCCCTCGATGGGCCGCATACGATGACCTGGAAAAGAGACGCCTGACCGAGGGAGCACCGCGACTAGAATGGCAGGACTCAGTTGACCAAAGCCGGAAGGCATTGTTGGCCATGAAGAACTTGCACTTCAAGCCCCTCGAACCTAGGCTGTGGCCGGTATGCCCGCTGTGGGTTCATCTAGCCAGATACAAGGGAGGGCCAGACTTCGATGGCCATAAGAGGCTGCACGGCTGGGCCTCGCTCCTCGATGACTGGGAGGAAATCCAACGCTTGATTCGAGATGAGCCCGAGTTCTGCCGCTCACTTTCGCCTGCTCAAAGAAGATCGTTTGACCTTCTCCGATACTGGTGGAAAGCGGCCTACTGCAACGAAGAGCTATTGCGTGCCACCTCTACGCGTCTAGAAAAGAACCGACCGTTTTGGACGATATCAGATCCTTCCGATGGATACAATCTTCGTCGCATCGCCAGCGAAGTCAAGACAGACACCTCCCTCTACCACTCGCATCTATTCAGGCTCTTCCTCTTCGAATTCAGTCCGATGTTTTGGGAGCCTTTTCTCTGCCATATGAAGCTTTCTAGACTTCAGCATGCCCGGTATCGATCTTCTTGTATCGCGACCATTCAAAAACTTTCCTATCCAGTGCTACATCCAAGCCATTCTCCTGCCGGTGAACAAACCCCATATCCTACCGTTGTTCAGAACGATGCGGAACACCAGAGAATCACCGCTGCCCAAGCGAGCATCAACCCGTACTATCTCTGGGACAACGAAAGTCAACAGACAGTTACCGTGGAGGAGCTGCCCGAATGCCCTCCATACGTATGTATCAGCCACACATGGGGCCGCTGGCGAACACGAACCGACACAACTGTTCCCGGAGTACCGTGGCTGGTCCCAGAAAACACCATTTATGATGTACGCGATCTTCCCGGACAGCTCAAGGAACTTGGCTACCGCTATATCTGGTTCGATTTGTTCTGCATTCCGCAGGACAAGAGCGATCCGAGGGCTGCTCAGGAGATTGCGAATCAGGCGTCAATTTTCAAGGGATCGAGCCACTGCATCGCCTGGATCAACGACGTCGAGTCCTGGCATGGCGTGCTAGCCGCATTAGACTGGATGAGTCTCAAGTCGCAGTCAATCTTGTCGAACCGTGACACCGACGCAATCAAGGACAGAACAGCCGAAGCAACACAGGGGGCCACAGTGGCGATGGAGCTGCTAAAGAAAAAGCGCCGTGAGGGAATGGAGGATCTATTCGATCTTGTTGACGATCTTACGGCAGGCGAGCCAACCTTTTGGATGTCCTCACTATGGACTTTGCAAGAATGCATTCTCTGCCCTGAAATCCAGCTGTATACTCGCACCTGGACCAGGCTGGAAGATCGGAGCGGGACGGCAATCTCGTTGAGAACCCTCATGGTGATTCTCAGAGACACTCGAGATTTCAACATGCTGCCAGAACCCATCGAAACCTCCTTCAGCGAGCCCTTTCAGTACGATGTGAAACTCGTGAATGATCCAAACAGGAAGACCATTCAAGACAGCGCCAGCGACCGGACGTTTCCAAGTGCAGTGAGGGACCTCTACCAACTCTGCATAATGACCCGGCTTGACAACGCTCTCACCGCCGGCTCACCCACAACCATCCTCACAAATGCGAACCTTCGACACTGCTCATCCAGCCGCGCTCCAGCCATCATGTCTGCCGTGAGCGTGACGGACTGGTACGTCGAGAAGCTGGAGGCTTCAAAGTCTACCAGCAAGCCTGCCCCAGCGGAGCCCATGGTCTACGGAACATACCCCCTCGCTTTCCTCCGCGAATGTTCGCGGAAGTTTGGAGCAATCTTTTACCAAAGCATGGCCAGGAATCTCGTTCGTTCCACGGGCACGGCCAACGAAATGCGACGGGTCCTGAAGCGGAACGAATCTGGTGGGACCATGCTACCCGTGTCCAAGACCACGGGCTGGTATGCCGGTATCTCGGGATCCTCGGATCATACCTACCTTGATCGTCAAGATCACGAGACAGTGGCAGATTGGCTTATCAATGAGGACGCGAGCGTTTCTATGCGCGCGGTGGGCATCGCCTTGACATCGGATGATAAGCCGGGGCCGCGCAAGTTATCGGGCAACGTTGACTGCTTTTTACCTCAGGACGACGTGATAGCGGACAATACATCAAAGAGATACACGGCGAATGTTCAGGATATGCTGGCGACGCTAAAGGACTTGAGTAATGGGTCGCGGCGGATCTATGCGGTTGCGCTCCATGAGGACTTGGGCCTCGTACACGGCGTATTGCTGGAGAAGTTACCTTTGTCCATGTTTGGGAAACACTATCTCAACAAGATTGGTCAATTCTTTTTGAAGAATGAGTCTCTTCCTCCGACTTCAAAAGTCGATTGGAAGGTGTTGTAGAGGCTGCACAGTCTCTGTGTCTTGCACAAGTCATCAGCCGATTGAGATGGTAGGATATATGGCGCGAGctcgtatacttagaagaGTTGCAACGTTCCTTCTCCAATGTGAACGAAGGCTGAAAATGGGACGGTGTATATATGCGCGTTTCACTTTGCCCAAGTGTTTCCACGGTCATTGAAACCAAAACCACAATCTTAAAGTCCTTCTAGCATCTCTTGCACCCTCTTCCTACCCTCCCTAACCGACGTAACCTCCTCCATCCGCAGCGTAGCCTCAACACACGCCTTCTGGCCAGCCAATACAACCCTGAAGTCCTTCACGAGCGCAGCCGCCACCGCCTCCTCCGTCCGCGAAGTGCCCTCCCACCCGAAAAGACGCACAAGATGCATGACCAAGACGCTCCACAGCTGCTGACCCAGCCAGAGGTACTGCATAGACTCGTTCATCCACGACAGCAGTAGCAGTCCCGCGGGGAAATAGAGGACAAAGGCGTACACCGTCACTATGCTGGCTACCTCCCTTGCGCGGTCGAGGGCGCTGTCGCGGATTGGGTGGCCGTAGTGGCGGAAGAACTGGAAGCTTGCTTGGGAGGCAGGGGAGGGGGTAGAGATGAGGAGGAAGCCGATGGAGGGGACCTCGACCTCGAAGATTTCTGTTTCCTGGTGGTGATCTGGGGAGGCGGGTGTTGGGTCCTTCTTAGTGATTGGAGCTTCGGCTGCTGGTGAAGATGGAGCTGTCACGTTTAGGGTCGACGATTCGGGTGAGCCTTCGTCGTGTATCACGCTCTCTCGGCGAACGCGCGCCACCGCGGCAAAAAGCTTCAGGAAGAGAGGGATGCAAAGGAAGCCGATGAACCATTTTGCTGGGGCGTCATGTCCGTCTCTACTTTGGGTTGACCAGATTCCTGCAGCGACTGCAAGCAGGATTGAGGATAGCTCCGATACAACAATACCTAGCAATGTTCTGAACCCGAAGTTTTCGTTAAATGCCTTCAGTTGTGGAGACGCTTCGCTTCCTTGACTGGATTGGAATTCCAGATCAAGACGGTATATCCGCCTTGTAGTCCTGATCGTGTCTGCCGGTGCCTCACCTCCCTCCTTCAGTCGCACAGTATCCGGCACCGGCGCCGGACCGGCCCCGGTCCAAGACCCGCCCAGACCGATGCGACCGTCAACATGCTTCAAAACCTCAATCCAGAAGCCATTCCGCACGGCCCGTGGTAGCTTCCGACCTTCGAGTGTGGTTGCCGTCTTGTGGAGGTAATGGACGCTGGCTTTGTCGGAGAAGAAGGTGGTACCGAGCATGTCGCCCCGCCGGCGACCCTTGTACAGGCCGTGATCGCGGAACTTATCCAGCGTCTCGAGGGCTGCTCGGTGGAGGGGCCCGCCCATGGGCATGAAGAGGGCCAGGCGGATGAGCGCGATGGCGTCAACGGCGTTGTAGAAGCGTTCCGGCCATAAGAGGCGTTCGAAGAGGCTTATGCCCGCGACTTCGGCGCCTAGGTAACCCAAGACTGCGCCGAGGGCTGATGATGTTG from the Colletotrichum lupini chromosome 3, complete sequence genome contains:
- a CDS encoding glycosyl hydrolase family 7, giving the protein MMASSLSRLGLATLFIGLAAAQRQIGPEENHPPLTTWRCTKAGGCTEVNNFIVLDSLAHNVYQANGGGSCGSWGSPPNETACPTKEACAENCVQEGLDDYSRVGVTTNGGAMTMYQLKDGVQVSPRVYLLDPSKEQYEMMHLTGKEFTFDVDVSKLPCGMNSALYTSEMEADGGKSALNTGGARHGTGYCDAQCYTTPFINGEANIEGYGACCNEMDIWEANSRSAHLAPHPCNQTGVYLCEGEDCAFEGVCDKNGCAWNPYRVNQDDFYGRGSGFDVDTTRPFTVITQFPANEAGVLTEIHRLYIQDGHLIRSEVVNNTDLPQVNYLNDEFCAATGSRRFMDLGAHREMGESFDRGVVLAFSIWWDAGGGMRWLDGAPEAGPCNETEGFPENVVKVEPNPVVTFSNIKWGELGSTFKPQSTERHFFHHGAPKPGATKTALRVEYPTAIEREKLDCQWCQIRAFPNHKQYPITIVNEVDDEIIPPNFRFLQHSKLGHGVQAAEDSFRSGCECEDEEECQYAGCLCLQEQEDDSDDEGEARKKAYMYHMHGVKAGLLRSKFLGSTRPIYECHEGCACDVTCPNRVVERGRQVPLQIFRTEKTGWGVRSLLDIRRGQFVDNYIGEIITPQEAQRRRDTSNIAQQKDVYLFALDKFTDEDSPDMRLQGPPLEIDGEFMSGPTRFINHSCEPNLRIFARVGDHADKHIHDLAFFALRDIPRGEQLTFDYVDGVSDDAVDAKDKSKQGDMVPCLCGSKNCRQFLW